Genomic DNA from Taurinivorans muris:
ATTGAAAACCAGCTGCTTACCTACGTGCAAGGTCCGGCTATTTTGAATGTTTTCAAAGATGTTGAAAATTCTCCCATTCAGGACAGAAAGAGTTTCATTGTCGGTGACGGTAAAAAAGTCAATGTTTTTCCGGCAATAAAAGACGGTAAACTTTTCGGTGTCGCCCTCGAGGGTTTTGGACAGGGCTTTGGCGGTGATATCGGGGTTATGGTAGGGATTGATGTGAATAACGATACGCTTGTCAGCATCGATATTACGACCCATAAAGAAACTCCGGGACTTGGAAGCCGTGTTTCGGAAGAAAGTTTCACAAAGCAGTTTAAAGGCAAGCCTTATGCTGTCGCTTTGAAAAGCCAAGGAGGAGAGATTGACGCCATTTCTGGTGCGACGGTTTCTTCAAACGGAACAGTGCTTGCTATCAATGACGCGGGCAATCAATATAACATGTTAAAAGATGAAATTATTAAAACTTGGAATAGTGGAGCTAAAAATGAGTTTTTACAAGGAATTCACCAAAGGGCTGTGGAGTGAGTTACCCCCTTTTCGTTTATTGTTAGGTCTTTGTCCGGTTCTTGCTATTACCAAGACTGCGCAAAACGGGCTTGGCATGGGGCTTGCCGTTTTATTCGTGCTGGTATTGTCCAATATGACCGTTTCGCTTGTTCGGGGCATTATTCCTAAAAAAGTGCGTATTGCCTGTTTTATTATCATTGCTGCGACCTTGGTTGTTGCTGTTGAGCTGTTGATGCAAGCCTATGCGTACCCACTTTATCAGCAATTGGGTATTTTTGTTCCTCTTATTGTTGTGAACTGCATCATTTTAGGCCGTGCGGAAGCTTTTGCGGCGAAAAACCCTGTCAACCTCGCTATTGCCGACGGGCTGGGAATGGGCATAGGGTTCACCCTGTCCCTGACTTTTCTTGGTTCTGTCCGTGAAATCTTAGGTTCCGGAACGTGGTTTGGAATAAATCTTTTCGGAGAAAGTTTTGAGCCTTTTGCGGTTATGGTCGAAGCCCCGGGCGCATTTATTTGCTTAGGCATTATTTTGGCTTTTATGAACCATTTGAGCAAAATCCAAAATCGTAAACGCGGGCTGACGAATGAATCAGCAGGCAGGGGCTGTTCCGTATGCGGCGGCTGCACTGCTTGCGCAAGAGGCAAGGCTTCCGCCTAATGGAGTGAGATATGGGTATTTTTGAATTATTTATTTCAGCCATATTTGTTAATAACATCGTTTTAAGTCAAAACTTGGGAAACTGCCCGTATATCGGCTGTTCCAAGGAAAAGGGCGTTGCCCTCGGCATGGGCGGCGCTGTTATCTTTGTTATTGTTTTGGCGACGATTTTTACTTGGCTTGCACAGAAATATATTCTTGTGTCTTTAAATATCGTTTATTTGCAAACACTTATTTTTATTCTGATTATCGCTTCCCTGGTGCAGTTCGTTGAAATGTTTTTGAAAAAGGCGGTACCTCCTTTATATTCCGCCTTAGGTATTTTCTTACCGCTTATTACGACAAACTGCGCCGTCATGGGGGCGACGTTGGTTGTGCAAAGGGAACAATACGACTTGCTGACAGGCATATTGTATTCCTGTGCTTCCGGTATCGGCTTTCTGCTCGCTCTTTTGCTCATGGCGGGAATACGGGAACGCCTTGAAACCCTGCGTGTTCCGAAGGCAATGGCGGGAACGCCCATTTCTTTGGTTATGGCAGGTATAATGGCTCTTGCTTTTATGGCTTTCAAGGGCATGGTTTAATAGGCGAAACAAAGAGTAGGTTTGATTATGATTATTACTTCGATTCTTATTTTGGCTGTTCTCGGTTTTGCTGTGGCGATCATGCTCGGTTTTGCTTCCAAGATATTTTATGTGGAAGAAGATCCGAAAGTTGAAGCCGTTATTGAAGCGTTGCCGGGAGCAAACTGCGGCGGCTGCGGCTATGCCGGATGTGAAGGATATGCCATTGCCGTTGTCAATGTGCCCAATGTTCCTGCAAACCTTTGTGTCGCAGGCGGGGCGAAGACTGCCGCCCAAGTCGGGGAACTGACCGGAAAGGCTGTTACGGAATCCGATCCTTTATTGACATTCCGCCGTTGTGACAAAATTTCCGGCAAGGTGGCGAAGCGTTACAGTTATCAAGGTTTGCCTTCCTGTGCCGCCGCCGCAACCCTTGCGCAAGGTTCCGATATTTGCGCATATTCCTGTTTGGGCTTTGGGGACTGTGTTGTCACATGTCCTTTTGATGCCTTGTATCTGAAAGACGGCATTGTGTGCGTGCGGGAAAA
This window encodes:
- the rnfG gene encoding RnfABCDGE type electron transport complex subunit G codes for the protein MKSIIKMVSVLSVLCAVAGFILSYLKISTVTPIENQLLTYVQGPAILNVFKDVENSPIQDRKSFIVGDGKKVNVFPAIKDGKLFGVALEGFGQGFGGDIGVMVGIDVNNDTLVSIDITTHKETPGLGSRVSEESFTKQFKGKPYAVALKSQGGEIDAISGATVSSNGTVLAINDAGNQYNMLKDEIIKTWNSGAKNEFLQGIHQRAVE
- the rnfB gene encoding RnfABCDGE type electron transport complex subunit B, with translation MIITSILILAVLGFAVAIMLGFASKIFYVEEDPKVEAVIEALPGANCGGCGYAGCEGYAIAVVNVPNVPANLCVAGGAKTAAQVGELTGKAVTESDPLLTFRRCDKISGKVAKRYSYQGLPSCAAAATLAQGSDICAYSCLGFGDCVVTCPFDALYLKDGIVCVRENLCTGCGKCTQVCPRNILELIPRRARVAVRCSTQEKLRAVMDVCLVGCIQCGKCIKTCPAGAISFQDNKIHIDQSKCLAYGDECGLACVAACPRQILRNLREKQCLLPPIEETEQLNAADKEKSGQKAEDKKPEEKSQLTEK
- a CDS encoding electron transport complex protein RnfA gives rise to the protein MGIFELFISAIFVNNIVLSQNLGNCPYIGCSKEKGVALGMGGAVIFVIVLATIFTWLAQKYILVSLNIVYLQTLIFILIIASLVQFVEMFLKKAVPPLYSALGIFLPLITTNCAVMGATLVVQREQYDLLTGILYSCASGIGFLLALLLMAGIRERLETLRVPKAMAGTPISLVMAGIMALAFMAFKGMV
- the rsxE gene encoding electron transport complex subunit RsxE, whose protein sequence is MSFYKEFTKGLWSELPPFRLLLGLCPVLAITKTAQNGLGMGLAVLFVLVLSNMTVSLVRGIIPKKVRIACFIIIAATLVVAVELLMQAYAYPLYQQLGIFVPLIVVNCIILGRAEAFAAKNPVNLAIADGLGMGIGFTLSLTFLGSVREILGSGTWFGINLFGESFEPFAVMVEAPGAFICLGIILAFMNHLSKIQNRKRGLTNESAGRGCSVCGGCTACARGKASA